Within Fusobacterium gonidiaformans ATCC 25563, the genomic segment ATAAAAATAGAACTGATAATAATTCCAAAAATACTTCCTAAACTCATTTCTTTTCACCCCTCTTTGCCTTTACAACATTGATGATCGCTAAAACCACCCCAATTGTCATAAATCCTCCTGGTGCTAGGATGAAAATCAATGCAGGAGTAAATCCTTCTGGAAATAAAGAAATTCCAAATACAGATCCATTTCCTAAAATTTCACGAATGGTTCCTAATAATGTTAAAGATAATGTAAATCCAATTCCAGTTCCAATTCCATCTAATAAAGAATCAAACACAGAATTCTTAGAAGCAAAACTTTCCGCTCTTCCCAATACAATACAGTTTACAACAATCAAAGGAATAAACAATCCCAATACTTTATATAATTCTGGAGTGTAAGCATTCATCATCATATCTACAATCGTAACTAACGAAGCAATAATCATAATGAAAGCTGGGATACGAACTTGATCCGGAATACATTTTTTAAATAAGGAAATTAACACATTAGAACAAGCTAGTACTGCAATAACGGCAACT encodes:
- the rsxE gene encoding electron transport complex subunit RsxE → MGNKIKILLEGMFTGNPVFVLLLGLCPTLGTTTSAINGFSMGVAVIAVLACSNVLISLFKKCIPDQVRIPAFIMIIASLVTIVDMMMNAYTPELYKVLGLFIPLIVVNCIVLGRAESFASKNSVFDSLLDGIGTGIGFTLSLTLLGTIREILGNGSVFGISLFPEGFTPALIFILAPGGFMTIGVVLAIINVVKAKRGEKK